From Microbacterium pseudoresistens, the proteins below share one genomic window:
- the pheS gene encoding phenylalanine--tRNA ligase subunit alpha, protein MSDAPRSQSAEITPEAVESAVAAALTAIAAAADTAQLKDARAAHVADGSPLAVLSASMRQVAPEHKATFGKLIGQGRGRVTQALAAKEAELAEAETAARLEAERVDITAVPSRTRVGARHPLAVLQDHVCDIFVGMGWEIAEGPELEHEWFNFDALNFDEDHPARQEQDTFYVDPASRHLVMRTHTSPVQVRTMLDRELPIYVLCPGRVYRTDEFDATHLPVFTQFEGLVIDKGITMAHLKGTLDHFARQLFGPEAKTRLRTNYFPFTEPSAELDLWHPTFKGGARWIEWGGCGMVNPNVLRAAGIDPEVYSGFAFGMGIERGLMFRSDVQDMRDMAEGDVRFSEQYGMVV, encoded by the coding sequence GTGTCTGACGCTCCCCGTTCGCAATCCGCCGAGATCACTCCCGAGGCGGTGGAGTCCGCCGTCGCCGCCGCGCTGACGGCGATCGCCGCCGCCGCCGACACCGCCCAGCTCAAGGACGCCCGCGCCGCGCACGTGGCCGACGGATCTCCGCTGGCGGTGCTGAGCGCCTCGATGCGCCAGGTGGCGCCCGAGCACAAGGCGACCTTCGGCAAGCTCATCGGGCAGGGCCGGGGTCGTGTCACCCAGGCACTGGCGGCGAAGGAGGCGGAGCTCGCCGAGGCCGAGACCGCCGCGCGCCTGGAGGCCGAGCGCGTCGACATCACCGCCGTGCCGTCGCGCACGCGCGTCGGCGCGCGGCACCCGCTCGCCGTGCTGCAGGATCACGTGTGCGACATCTTCGTCGGCATGGGGTGGGAGATCGCCGAGGGGCCCGAGCTCGAGCACGAGTGGTTCAATTTCGACGCCCTCAACTTCGACGAGGATCACCCGGCGCGCCAGGAGCAGGACACCTTCTACGTCGACCCGGCCTCGCGCCACCTCGTCATGCGCACGCACACGAGTCCGGTGCAGGTGCGCACCATGCTCGACCGGGAGCTGCCGATCTACGTGCTGTGCCCCGGCCGCGTCTACCGCACCGACGAGTTCGATGCGACCCACCTGCCCGTGTTCACCCAGTTCGAGGGGCTCGTGATCGACAAGGGCATCACGATGGCCCACCTCAAGGGCACGCTCGACCATTTCGCCAGGCAGCTGTTCGGGCCGGAGGCGAAGACGCGCCTGCGCACCAACTACTTCCCCTTCACCGAGCCGTCGGCCGAGCTCGACCTGTGGCATCCCACCTTCAAGGGCGGGGCCCGGTGGATCGAGTGGGGCGGATGCGGAATGGTCAACCCCAACGTGCTGCGCGCGGCCGGGATCGACCCCGAGGTATACAGCGGATTCGCGTTCGGGATGGGGATCGAGCGCGGACTGATGTTCCGCAGCGACGTGCAGGACATGCGGGATATGGCCGAGGGCGATGTTCGCTTCAGCGAGCAGTACGGGATGGTGGTGTGA
- a CDS encoding amino acid ABC transporter permease, with translation MSSVLYDVPGPRARRRNGILAVVTVVVVAAVIGFLIYRMAVSGQFAPSKWYVFTFSTVWTQILQALGNTLAAFGLAAVLSLVLGFALAIGRLSDHAWVRAPFAVLTEVFRAVPVLVMMMLLYYGLPVLGVKMEPYWAVVIGLTVYNGSVLAEALRAGIESLPRGQKEAGYAIGLRKSGVMRLILLPQAVRAMLPVIVAQLVVTMKDTALGFIITYPELLYFAKLLSSQQGRPLLQSALIIGGIYIAMCLILSGIAKYLEIRTRRSPRVQGLAGGGGDDPRAHEDGTVTELIAAQKGVGKFDQGGFGAVGR, from the coding sequence ATGAGTTCCGTTCTCTACGACGTGCCCGGTCCCAGGGCTCGCCGCCGCAATGGCATCCTCGCCGTCGTCACCGTCGTCGTCGTCGCGGCGGTCATCGGCTTCCTGATCTACCGCATGGCGGTGTCGGGCCAGTTCGCCCCCAGCAAGTGGTACGTGTTCACCTTCTCGACCGTGTGGACGCAGATCCTGCAGGCACTCGGCAACACGCTGGCGGCCTTCGGGCTCGCCGCCGTGCTGAGCCTCGTGCTCGGCTTCGCCCTCGCGATCGGCCGCCTCTCCGACCACGCATGGGTGCGGGCGCCGTTCGCCGTGCTCACCGAGGTGTTCCGCGCGGTTCCCGTGCTCGTCATGATGATGCTGCTGTACTACGGCCTTCCGGTACTCGGCGTCAAGATGGAGCCGTACTGGGCCGTTGTCATCGGACTCACGGTGTACAACGGCTCCGTGCTCGCCGAGGCGTTGCGCGCCGGGATCGAATCGCTGCCCCGAGGGCAGAAGGAGGCCGGGTACGCGATCGGCCTGCGCAAGAGCGGCGTGATGCGGCTCATCCTGCTGCCGCAGGCGGTGCGCGCCATGCTTCCGGTGATCGTCGCGCAGCTGGTCGTCACGATGAAGGACACCGCGCTCGGATTCATCATCACCTACCCCGAGCTGCTCTACTTCGCCAAGCTCCTCAGCTCGCAGCAGGGCAGACCACTGCTGCAGTCGGCGCTGATCATCGGCGGCATCTACATCGCGATGTGCCTCATTCTCTCCGGCATCGCGAAGTACCTCGAGATCCGCACGCGTCGTTCGCCGCGGGTCCAGGGCCTCGCCGGAGGCGGGGGCGATGACCCGCGAGCGCACGAGGACGGCACGGTGACCGAGCTGATCGCCGCGCAGAAGGGTGTGGGGAAGTTCGATCAGGGCGGCTTCGGCGCCGTCGGACGCTGA
- a CDS encoding ABC transporter permease subunit, whose protein sequence is MDVIFGNLDLWGEAIGNTLLVFFVGGIIALVLGLIVGAMRVSPVPVARAVGTAYVNIIRNTPLTLVFFFFVFGYPVLGLPKLSNTVLGILAIGIYTATYVAETLRAGISTVPVGQAEAARAIGLPFGQVMSVIILPQAFRSVVPPMMSVFIALLKNTTVAAGFSIAELGALRATVNDSHDRPGNPMEVLLWVAVVFVILVLLMSWLQRYLENRWRIAR, encoded by the coding sequence GTGGACGTCATCTTCGGGAACCTCGACCTGTGGGGCGAGGCGATCGGCAACACGTTGCTGGTGTTCTTCGTGGGCGGGATCATCGCCCTCGTGCTCGGCCTCATCGTCGGCGCCATGCGCGTCTCGCCGGTGCCGGTCGCGCGCGCGGTGGGCACGGCGTACGTGAACATCATCCGCAACACACCACTCACCCTCGTCTTCTTCTTCTTCGTCTTCGGCTACCCCGTGCTCGGTCTGCCGAAGCTGTCCAACACCGTGCTCGGCATCCTCGCGATCGGCATCTACACCGCGACCTATGTGGCCGAGACGCTGCGCGCGGGCATCAGCACCGTACCCGTCGGGCAGGCCGAGGCCGCCCGCGCGATCGGCCTGCCGTTCGGTCAGGTGATGAGCGTGATCATCCTGCCGCAGGCGTTCCGCTCGGTGGTGCCGCCCATGATGAGCGTGTTCATCGCACTGCTGAAGAACACCACGGTCGCCGCGGGCTTCTCCATCGCCGAGCTCGGCGCCCTGCGCGCCACGGTGAACGATTCGCATGACCGCCCGGGCAACCCGATGGAGGTGCTGCTCTGGGTGGCGGTCGTCTTCGTCATCCTCGTCCTGTTGATGAGCTGGCTGCAACGCTATCTGGAGAACCGCTGGAGGATCGCGCGATGA
- a CDS encoding glutamate ABC transporter substrate-binding protein yields MRRTRALAGIGIAATALLALTACNSGSPSSPGGESTGGDDTGNDSGAWFEVAEDVTLDGSPTFDKISQRGKVVVGVKEDQPGLGYLDVTTKERSGFDIDIARWIAASLGYDESKIEYKAIASANREQAIMNGDIDYYVGTYSITDKRKEQVDFAGPYFITGQGFLVGADSDITDVKDVSDFAGKTVCSATGSTPIQNIKENYPDIKTKEYDLYSACVEDLLNGAVDAVTTDQAILIGYAAQYPDDIKVVGGLFTEERYGVGLPKGDEVLKQHINTLFTDGGDIWQAIFDKNLGSSGIKVSQPTVD; encoded by the coding sequence ATGCGACGCACACGAGCACTGGCCGGCATCGGCATCGCGGCGACAGCGCTGCTCGCGCTGACGGCCTGCAACAGCGGCAGCCCGTCGAGCCCCGGCGGCGAATCGACCGGCGGCGACGACACCGGGAACGACTCGGGCGCCTGGTTCGAGGTCGCCGAAGACGTGACGCTCGACGGCAGCCCGACATTCGACAAGATCAGCCAGCGCGGCAAGGTCGTCGTCGGCGTGAAGGAGGATCAGCCGGGTCTTGGCTACCTCGATGTCACGACCAAGGAGCGCAGCGGGTTCGACATCGACATCGCACGCTGGATCGCCGCGTCGCTCGGCTACGACGAGAGCAAGATCGAGTACAAGGCGATCGCCTCGGCCAACCGCGAGCAGGCGATCATGAACGGCGACATCGACTACTACGTCGGCACCTACTCGATCACCGACAAGCGCAAGGAGCAGGTCGACTTCGCCGGTCCGTACTTCATCACGGGGCAGGGCTTCCTCGTCGGAGCGGACAGCGACATCACCGATGTCAAGGACGTCTCCGACTTCGCGGGCAAGACCGTGTGCTCGGCGACCGGCTCCACGCCGATCCAGAACATCAAGGAGAACTACCCCGACATCAAGACCAAGGAGTACGACCTGTACTCGGCCTGCGTCGAAGACCTGCTCAACGGCGCCGTCGACGCTGTGACCACCGACCAGGCGATCCTGATCGGCTACGCGGCGCAGTACCCGGACGACATCAAGGTCGTCGGCGGTCTGTTCACCGAGGAGCGCTACGGCGTGGGACTGCCCAAGGGCGACGAGGTGCTCAAGCAGCACATCAACACCCTGTTCACCGACGGCGGCGACATCTGGCAGGCCATCTTCGACAAGAACCTCGGTTCGTCGGGGATCAAGGTCTCCCAGCCCACGGTCGACTGA
- a CDS encoding amino acid ABC transporter ATP-binding protein produces MAHSGEPLVEVDNVQKHYGDFQALTDIDLTVHRGEVVVIIGPSGSGKSTLCRTINRLETITSGSIRIDGKELPAEGKALANLRAEVGMVFQSFNLFAHLTILENVTLGPIKVRGLKKADAEKEAMELLARVGVAQQASKLPAQLSGGQQQRVAIARALAMHPKVMLFDEPTSALDPEMINEVLDVMVGLAKEGMTMIVVTHEMGFARKAADRVVFMADGHIVEEAEPEEFFTTPKSDRAKDFLSKLLTH; encoded by the coding sequence ATGGCGCACAGCGGTGAACCCCTTGTCGAGGTCGACAACGTCCAGAAGCACTACGGCGACTTCCAAGCATTGACGGATATCGACCTCACGGTCCACCGGGGCGAAGTGGTCGTCATCATCGGCCCGTCCGGGTCGGGCAAGTCGACGCTCTGCCGCACGATCAACCGTCTCGAGACGATCACGAGCGGGTCGATCAGGATCGACGGCAAGGAGCTTCCCGCCGAGGGCAAGGCGCTCGCGAACCTGCGTGCCGAGGTCGGCATGGTCTTCCAGTCGTTCAACCTCTTCGCCCACCTCACGATCCTCGAGAACGTCACGCTCGGTCCGATCAAGGTGCGCGGCCTGAAGAAAGCCGACGCCGAGAAGGAGGCCATGGAGCTGCTCGCGCGCGTCGGCGTCGCGCAGCAGGCCTCCAAACTCCCCGCGCAGCTCTCCGGCGGTCAGCAGCAGCGCGTGGCGATCGCTCGCGCGCTCGCCATGCATCCGAAGGTCATGCTCTTCGACGAGCCCACCAGCGCGCTCGACCCGGAGATGATCAACGAGGTGCTCGATGTGATGGTGGGACTCGCCAAGGAGGGCATGACGATGATCGTCGTCACCCACGAGATGGGTTTCGCACGCAAGGCGGCCGACCGCGTCGTGTTCATGGCCGACGGCCACATCGTGGAGGAGGCCGAGCCGGAGGAGTTCTTCACGACCCCGAAGAGCGATCGCGCCAAGGACTTCCTCTCCAAGCTCCTCACGCACTGA
- a CDS encoding TrmH family RNA methyltransferase yields MLENPRSPRVRAVAKLTKRSARAETGLFLLEGPQAVREALAYRAEAIVELFATPAGWDKHADLRATAEAAGVHVEYVTEYVLGAMADTVTPQGLVAVAQQTPTSLEEVFAASPRLIAICEEVRDPGNLGTIIRAADAAGADAVVLTGRTVDPYNPKVVRSTTGSLFHLPIVVGAELGDVAERARAAGLRVLAADVKGSDLLAARAEGLLAEATAWLFGNEARGLADEAIARADLALRLPIFGRAESLNLATAASVCLYESAFAQRAG; encoded by the coding sequence GTGCTGGAGAATCCCCGGTCCCCCCGTGTCCGCGCTGTCGCCAAACTGACCAAGCGCAGTGCGCGCGCCGAGACGGGGCTGTTCCTGCTGGAGGGTCCGCAGGCCGTGCGGGAGGCGCTCGCGTATCGTGCGGAGGCGATCGTGGAGCTGTTCGCGACGCCCGCCGGATGGGACAAGCACGCCGATCTGCGCGCGACCGCGGAGGCCGCGGGCGTGCACGTGGAGTACGTCACCGAGTATGTGCTGGGCGCCATGGCCGACACCGTGACCCCGCAGGGGCTCGTGGCCGTCGCGCAGCAGACGCCGACCTCGCTCGAGGAGGTGTTCGCCGCCTCGCCGCGGCTCATCGCGATCTGCGAGGAGGTGCGCGATCCCGGCAATCTCGGCACGATCATCCGGGCCGCCGATGCGGCCGGCGCCGATGCCGTCGTGCTCACCGGGCGCACGGTCGATCCGTACAACCCCAAAGTGGTGCGCTCGACGACAGGATCGTTGTTCCACCTGCCGATCGTCGTCGGCGCAGAACTCGGCGACGTCGCCGAGCGGGCACGAGCGGCAGGACTGCGCGTGCTCGCCGCGGATGTGAAGGGCAGCGATCTGCTCGCCGCGCGGGCCGAGGGGCTGCTGGCCGAGGCCACGGCGTGGCTGTTCGGCAATGAGGCGCGCGGGCTCGCCGACGAGGCGATCGCGCGGGCGGACCTGGCGCTCAGACTGCCGATCTTCGGGCGCGCCGAGTCGCTCAACCTCGCCACCGCGGCCAGCGTGTGCCTCTACGAGAGCGCGTTCGCGCAGCGCGCCGGCTGA
- the rplT gene encoding 50S ribosomal protein L20 — MARVKRAVNAHKKRRVILERASGYRGQRSRLYRKAKEQVTHSLVYAYRDRRKRKGDFRRLWIQRINAAARQNGITYNRFMQGLGLAGVQVDRRMLAELAVNEPTAFAALVEAAKKALPSDVNAPKSAA; from the coding sequence ATGGCTAGAGTCAAGCGGGCCGTCAACGCCCACAAGAAGCGTCGGGTCATCCTCGAGCGCGCCTCGGGTTACCGCGGCCAGCGCTCGCGTCTGTACCGCAAGGCGAAGGAGCAGGTCACCCACTCGCTCGTCTACGCGTACCGCGACCGTCGTAAGCGCAAGGGCGACTTCCGCCGCCTGTGGATTCAGCGCATCAACGCCGCCGCGCGTCAGAACGGCATCACCTACAACCGCTTCATGCAGGGTCTGGGTCTTGCGGGCGTGCAGGTCGACCGCCGGATGCTCGCCGAGCTCGCGGTGAACGAGCCCACGGCCTTCGCCGCGCTCGTCGAGGCCGCCAAGAAGGCGCTGCCCTCGGATGTGAACGCGCCGAAGTCGGCTGCCTGA